One region of Juglans regia cultivar Chandler chromosome 4, Walnut 2.0, whole genome shotgun sequence genomic DNA includes:
- the LOC108980146 gene encoding syntaxin-81 gives MSRIRDRTEDFKDVVRQTALSLGYDESKLAAILASFIIHKPLQRSSFTKAALKTRESIKALEQFMLKHRKDYVDLHRTTVQERDNIEHEVSAFIKACQEQIDILKNGINSEESDSKGWLGIRADNSNVDTIAHKHGVVLILSERLHSVTIQFDQLRAIRFQDAISRAMPRRKLKRNANSNSEDSSKPNASELRELNELQSDPLRLQQQHLDDETRALQVELSSLLDVVQETETKMVELSALNHLMSTHVLQQAQQIEILYEQAVEATKNVELGNKELTQAIQRNSSSRTFLILFLFVLTFSIIFLDWYS, from the exons ATGTCGAGAATAAGAGACAGGACTGAGGATTTTAAGGATGTTGTACGGCAGACTGCCCTATCTTTGGGATATGATGAG TCGAAATTGGCAGCCATTTTGGCATCTTTCATAATTCATAAACCTCTACAAAGGTCATCTTTCACAAAAGCTGCACTGAAGACG CGTGAAAGCATCAAAGCTTTGGAACAGTTTATGTTGAAACATCGAAAGGATTATGTGGATCTTCATCGTACTACTGTACAGGAGAGAGACAACATTGAGCATGAA GTTAGTGCTTTCATTAAAGCATGCCAGGAacaaattgatattttaaaaaatggcaTAAATAGTGAAGAATCAGACTCTAAAGGATGGCTTGGCATAAGGGCCGATAATTCAAATGTTGATACCATAGCACACAAACATGGCGTG GTTTTAATATTAAGTGAGAGACTTCATTCGGTCACAATACAGTTTGATCAGCTAAGAGCCATACGCTTTCAGGATGCCATTAGTAGAGCAATGCCTAGAAGAAAACTTAAACGAAATGCAAATTCAAATTCTGAAGATTCATCTAAACCAAATGCATCAGAGCTCAGGGAGCTCAATGAACTTCAATCTGATCCTCTGAGACTACAGCAGCAGCATTTGGATGATGAAACACGTGCCCTTCAG GTAGAGTTGTCAAGTCTCCTTGATGTTGTTCAAGAAACTGAAACTAAGATGGTGGAGTTGTCAGCATTGAATCACCTTATGTCCACACATGTTTTGCAACAAGCTCAACAAATAGAAATTTTATACGAGCAG GCTGTTGAAGCTACAAAGAATGTAGAGCTTGGTAACAAAGAGTTAACCCAAGCCATTCAGCGGAATAGTAGCAGCAGGAcctttcttattctttttctttttgtacttACCTTCTCTATCATCTTTCTTGATTGGTATAGTTGA